The Salvelinus fontinalis isolate EN_2023a chromosome 24, ASM2944872v1, whole genome shotgun sequence genome has a segment encoding these proteins:
- the LOC129822242 gene encoding DCN1-like protein 5 isoform X2: protein MPVKKKRKSSGSDDPGLRKCKITCFCRPQAPGRLISPEDQFSNKRCLAWFYEYTGPDEVLGPEGMEKFCEDIGVEPENIIMLVIAWKLEAPNMGFFTKEEWLKGMTLLQCDCIERLQGKLDYLRNHLNDTIIFKNIYRYAFDFARDKDQRSLDMDTAKSMLALLLGRTWPLFPVFNQFLEQSKYKVMNKDQWFNVLEFSRTVSTDLSNYDEDGACEAGVIG, encoded by the exons ATGCCTGTGAAGAAAAAGAGGAAGTCTTCAGGGTCAGATGACCCGGGACTCAGGAAGTGTAAAATCACCTG TTTCTGCAGACCCCAGGCTCCAGGCAGGTTGATCAGCCCAGAGGACCAGTTCTCCAATAAGAGATGTCTGGCCTGGTTCTACGAGTACacag GTCCAGATGAGGTGTTGGGTCCAGAGGGGATGGAGAAGTTCTGTGAAGACATTGGGGTGGAACCAGAAAAC atAATCATGTTAGTTATAGCCTGGAAACTAGAAGCGCCAAATATGGGATTTTTCACTAAGGAGGAGTGGCTTAAGGGAATGACTCTACTACA GTGTGACTGCATAGAGAGGTTACAGGGGAAACTGGACTACCTGCGCAATCATCTCAATGACACGATCATCTTTAAAAACATCTACAGATACGCCTTCGACTTTGCCAGG gataaggaccagaggAGTCTGGACATGGACACAGCTAAGTCCATGCTAGCATTGCTACTGGGGAGAACATGGCCACTCTTCCCTGTCTTCAACCAATTTctggag CAGTCCAAGTACAAGGTGATGAATAAGGACCAGTGGTTTAACGTCTTAGAGTTCAGTCGTACAGTCAGCACAGACCTCAGTAACTATGACGAGGATGGAGCCTGtga ggcCGGTGTTATTGGATGA
- the LOC129822242 gene encoding DCN1-like protein 5 isoform X1, with protein MPVKKKRKSSGSDDPGLRKCKITCFCRPQAPGRLISPEDQFSNKRCLAWFYEYTGPDEVLGPEGMEKFCEDIGVEPENIIMLVIAWKLEAPNMGFFTKEEWLKGMTLLQCDCIERLQGKLDYLRNHLNDTIIFKNIYRYAFDFARDKDQRSLDMDTAKSMLALLLGRTWPLFPVFNQFLEQSKYKVMNKDQWFNVLEFSRTVSTDLSNYDEDGAWPVLLDEFVEWQKARLATL; from the exons ATGCCTGTGAAGAAAAAGAGGAAGTCTTCAGGGTCAGATGACCCGGGACTCAGGAAGTGTAAAATCACCTG TTTCTGCAGACCCCAGGCTCCAGGCAGGTTGATCAGCCCAGAGGACCAGTTCTCCAATAAGAGATGTCTGGCCTGGTTCTACGAGTACacag GTCCAGATGAGGTGTTGGGTCCAGAGGGGATGGAGAAGTTCTGTGAAGACATTGGGGTGGAACCAGAAAAC atAATCATGTTAGTTATAGCCTGGAAACTAGAAGCGCCAAATATGGGATTTTTCACTAAGGAGGAGTGGCTTAAGGGAATGACTCTACTACA GTGTGACTGCATAGAGAGGTTACAGGGGAAACTGGACTACCTGCGCAATCATCTCAATGACACGATCATCTTTAAAAACATCTACAGATACGCCTTCGACTTTGCCAGG gataaggaccagaggAGTCTGGACATGGACACAGCTAAGTCCATGCTAGCATTGCTACTGGGGAGAACATGGCCACTCTTCCCTGTCTTCAACCAATTTctggag CAGTCCAAGTACAAGGTGATGAATAAGGACCAGTGGTTTAACGTCTTAGAGTTCAGTCGTACAGTCAGCACAGACCTCAGTAACTATGACGAGGATGGAGCCT ggcCGGTGTTATTGGATGAGTTTGTGGAGTGGCAGAAAGCTCGGCTGGCAACGTTATAG
- the LOC129822242 gene encoding DCN1-like protein 5 isoform X3, with product MRCWVQRGWRSSVKTLGWNQKTLVFLVFSLHPSIVDNYDVCSLSRPALHLSLFQIIMLVIAWKLEAPNMGFFTKEEWLKGMTLLQCDCIERLQGKLDYLRNHLNDTIIFKNIYRYAFDFARDKDQRSLDMDTAKSMLALLLGRTWPLFPVFNQFLEQSKYKVMNKDQWFNVLEFSRTVSTDLSNYDEDGAWPVLLDEFVEWQKARLATL from the exons ATGAGGTGTTGGGTCCAGAGGGGATGGAGAAGTTCTGTGAAGACATTGGGGTGGAACCAGAAAACGTTAGTCTTCCTCGTCTTTTCTCTTCATCCATCCATCGTTGATAATTATGATGTATGTTCTCTCTCCCGCcccgctctccatctctctctttttcagatAATCATGTTAGTTATAGCCTGGAAACTAGAAGCGCCAAATATGGGATTTTTCACTAAGGAGGAGTGGCTTAAGGGAATGACTCTACTACA GTGTGACTGCATAGAGAGGTTACAGGGGAAACTGGACTACCTGCGCAATCATCTCAATGACACGATCATCTTTAAAAACATCTACAGATACGCCTTCGACTTTGCCAGG gataaggaccagaggAGTCTGGACATGGACACAGCTAAGTCCATGCTAGCATTGCTACTGGGGAGAACATGGCCACTCTTCCCTGTCTTCAACCAATTTctggag CAGTCCAAGTACAAGGTGATGAATAAGGACCAGTGGTTTAACGTCTTAGAGTTCAGTCGTACAGTCAGCACAGACCTCAGTAACTATGACGAGGATGGAGCCT ggcCGGTGTTATTGGATGAGTTTGTGGAGTGGCAGAAAGCTCGGCTGGCAACGTTATAG
- the LOC129822242 gene encoding DCN1-like protein 5 isoform X4 produces the protein MTRDSGSVKSPGPDEVLGPEGMEKFCEDIGVEPENIIMLVIAWKLEAPNMGFFTKEEWLKGMTLLQCDCIERLQGKLDYLRNHLNDTIIFKNIYRYAFDFARDKDQRSLDMDTAKSMLALLLGRTWPLFPVFNQFLEQSKYKVMNKDQWFNVLEFSRTVSTDLSNYDEDGAWPVLLDEFVEWQKARLATL, from the exons ATGACCCGGGACTCAGGAAGTGTAAAATCACCTG GTCCAGATGAGGTGTTGGGTCCAGAGGGGATGGAGAAGTTCTGTGAAGACATTGGGGTGGAACCAGAAAAC atAATCATGTTAGTTATAGCCTGGAAACTAGAAGCGCCAAATATGGGATTTTTCACTAAGGAGGAGTGGCTTAAGGGAATGACTCTACTACA GTGTGACTGCATAGAGAGGTTACAGGGGAAACTGGACTACCTGCGCAATCATCTCAATGACACGATCATCTTTAAAAACATCTACAGATACGCCTTCGACTTTGCCAGG gataaggaccagaggAGTCTGGACATGGACACAGCTAAGTCCATGCTAGCATTGCTACTGGGGAGAACATGGCCACTCTTCCCTGTCTTCAACCAATTTctggag CAGTCCAAGTACAAGGTGATGAATAAGGACCAGTGGTTTAACGTCTTAGAGTTCAGTCGTACAGTCAGCACAGACCTCAGTAACTATGACGAGGATGGAGCCT ggcCGGTGTTATTGGATGAGTTTGTGGAGTGGCAGAAAGCTCGGCTGGCAACGTTATAG